The genomic region CGATGCAAGCAAGACAGAACAGGTTCTACAGGCAGCTGGCAAGAACTGCCTGCTGATTGCCAAGGTCGAAAAGAAGCAACGGCGCCGCAATCCGGCACCGCCATTCACCACTTCCACCCTGCAGCAGGAGGCGGCCCGCAAGCTCGGGTTCACTACCCAGCGCACCATGCGCGTCGCCCAACAACTCTATGAGGGTGTCGACGTGGGGGAAGGCACCGTCGGCCTGATCACCTATATGCGTACCGATTCGGTAAATCTGGCGAATGAAGCGTTGGAGGATTTCCGCACCTTTATCGCAGAACGCTACGGCAATGACCAGCTACCCAAAGAGGCCCGTCATTTCAAGACCAAGGCAAAGAACGCCCAGGAGGCCCACGAGGCCATACGCCCCACCGCAGTCGAACGCGTCCCTCAAGAGATCAAAAACCACCTGAGCAAAGATCAGGCACGACTCTATGAATTGATCTGGAAACGGGCAGTGGCCTGCCAGATGATCCACGCAACCATCCACACCGTCGCGGCGGATCTGCAGTGTGGTGAAGGTAATATCTTTCGGGCCACCGGCTCCACCATTGCCAAACCCGGCTTTATGGCGGTCTACCTTGAAGGTAAAGACGACGCCGCCAAGGGTGCCGGGGACGAAAAGATGCTGCCGCCCCTCAACGAGGGTGAGACCTTGCCACTCAAAGCGATCCGTCCGGAGCAGCACTTTACCGAACCGCCGCCAAGATACAGCGAGGCAAGCCTGGTAAAGGCCCTGGAAGAGCATGGCATCGGCCGCCCCTCCACCTATGCTTCGATCATCTCCACACTACAGGACCGCGAATACGTCACCCTGGAGAAGAAGCGCTTCCAGCCAACCGATGTCGGCCGGGTGGTCAACAAGTTCCTGACCGACTACTTCACCCGCTACGTGGACTACGATTTCACCGCGAAACTTGAAGACGAACTCGATGCCGTATCCCGAGGCGAAGAGGACTGGGTGCCGCTGCTGCAGAAATTTTGGGGGCCTTTCAAGGAGCGTATCGACCATACCCAGGAGAACGTCAAACGCAGCGACGTTACCCATGAGGCTCTTGACGAGAAGTGTCCGAAGTGTGGAGAACAGCTCTCGATCCGTCTCGGCCGCCACGGTCGATTCATCGGTTGCACCAACTATCCTACCTGCGACTACACCCGCGACCTCAACGACAACGCTGAAGAGCGTGAGGAACCGGAGATCGTGGAGGGGCGCCAGTGTCCCGAATGCAGCTCGGATCTGGTCATTAAAAAAGGCCGCTACGGCAAGTTCATCGGCTGCTCAGGCTATCCCAAGTGCCGCTATATCGAACCGTTGGAGAAACCGGAAGACACCGGCGTCAGTTGTCCCAAGTGCCACAAGGGCAACCTGCTGAAGCGCAAATCACGGCGCGGTAAAATATTCTATTCCTGCTCCACCTACCCCGACTGCGACTACGCGATCTGGAACCTGCCGGTGGCGGAACCCTGTCCCAAATGCGGCTGGCCGGTACTGACCATCAAAACCACCAAGCGCAATGGCACGGAAAAGGTCTGTCCGCAGAAGGAGTGCTCCTTTGCCGAGCCGTACGATCCGCCGTCTGATTCCTAACTCAAATTTCGGAGCATGTAGGGTGCGCTGTGCGCACCATGATTGCTGCTTATTTCTGGTGCGCACAGCGCACCCTACCAAGCTCACCGGCATCCTACGTCTTGCTCGTTGCGCAGCAGTGAGTCATGGATTGCAGCAACGATCTCCACCGCCTCATCCATGTGCTCGAAGGTGTGGCTGCCACCCTCGTACAATTCAACCCGGCCGATATCGGCATAGATTGACTGGGTGATTCGATAGTCGATCAGCTCATCCCCCTGGTCGAGCAGGAGGGTAGTCACTATCCCGTCATCCACCCGTTCCACCTCAAACTGCCGGGTCGACTCGATATCCTCTGCTGAGAGTAAATAGCGCTCATCCAGTGCTTCGTTGTATTGCCAACCGGCAACCTGCAGCAGCAGATCCCAGGGACGCAACGCCGGGTTGATCATCACCAGGTGATCCACCGGAAATTGCCTCGCCAGATACTGGCTGTAAAACCCCCCCATGGAACTGCCGATCAGCAGCAGCGGCTCACCCCTCTTTTTCTGACGCAGAATACCCTCCAGCACCACTGAGAGGGTTGTAATCGCCGCCTCCGGCCGGTGGGCGGGATAGGTGGGGCTGACCACCACAATCGGATAGAGTCCCTCTCTGAATACCGCCGCTTTGCCGGAACTGCCTGCGCTGTTGAGCCCATGAAGATAGAGAATCACGCTACGCCCACTCATCCACACCCACCATCTCCACAGAGTAGCAACAAAAGTTGAAATACTCATGCCCATCCATACAATACGCCGCAGAAACGGTGCCCTTCGCCTCCAGAGTGCGAAGGGTTAAAAGGGAACAGGGTAAGCAAACCATCGCAAAACCCTGGCTGTCCCCGCAACTGTAAGTGAGGAGCGTCTCCCGACGATACCACTGGATGAAGATCCGGGAAGGTGGGCAGGCGCATCGATCCACAAGCCAGGAAACCTGCCGTTTCTGCGTCGCATGACCACTGAACGGGGCATTCAGTGGGGCGGAAATCCGCTGGTCGGCGCAAGAAGTTTGAAGCTTCTATCGTCGATGTGTAAACAAGCAGTCTCTTTTTCCGGTGTTTCTGCCCGGGATTGACGTCCGCCTCACATCTCCCGTTTATCGGTACAGTCCACGGAGATCTTTCATGCCTAGCCTATTGGAGAGAAAAACTCTTCTATCCTTCGCCATCTGTTGCTCCCCCATTACCTCAGCCGCTCAGGCGGGGAGCATTCAGAAACTCGACGACATCAATGTCACCGCCACCCGCACAGCCCGCACCGTCGATGAAACCCTGGCCCCGGTGGAGATTTTCACCCGCCAGCAGATCGAGCGCAGCCAGGCGAAAGATCTGATTGGCCTGCTTACAGGCAGCGCGGGCCTCGACTTGCCCATCGCCGGCGGGTACGGCCAAACCACCAACCTCTACCTACGGGGCACAGGTTCCAATCAGACCCTGGTGCTCATCGACGGGGTTAGGGTCGGGGAGGTTGTCACCAGTATTCCAGCACTGCAAAAGCTGCCCCTGGCGCAGATCGAGCGCATCGAGGTTGTACGCGGCCCCAGATCCAGCCTCTATGGCGCCGATGCCATCGGCGGCGTAATCCAGATTTTCACCCGCCAGGGCGAGCCTGGCATCAACCCCGGCGCCGTCGCCGCGATCGGCAGCAACAATACCATCGACCTATCCGCCAACCTTTCAGGCGGCAGCGAGCATACCCGTTTCAACCTGAACGCCAGCCACTTCAAAACCGACGGCATCAATGCCATCAAACTAAACAATCCCGATAGTGACGGCTATCGCAACGACTCCTTGGGCGGATCGTTCAGCCATGCTTTTGCCGGCGGGCAGAAACTTGACCTCCAGTTCATGCACGCCCAGGGTGAAACCACCTACGATGGCTTTGACCCCACCGCGGACTACCGTGAAGATTTCATCCAGCAGACGCTGAACGGCAAATTCACTTTCATGCCGATGGAGGCCTGGGACGTGACCCTCTCTGCCGGTGAAAGCCGGGACGAGTCAGATAATTACACCAACGACCTGCCTGCCGGGGAGTTCAATACCCGACGATTGCAAACCTTCTGGCAGAACGACATCTATTTTGTCGAAAACCAAATCATCACCGCCGGGCTCGACTATCTGCGCGACGAGTTGGAGAGCAGCGTCCAGTTTGCCGAGACCCGACGCGACAACAAAGCGGCCTTCGCCCAGTACCAAGGCGCCTATGGCGCTTTCAGCCTGGCCGCGGGTGCCCGCCGCGACGATAACGAAGCCTTCGGCAGCCACACCACCGGCAATGTCGCTCTCGGCTACGACCTCACCGACAGCATCCGCACCACTGCCGCTTTCGGCACTGGTTTCAAGGCCCCTGACTTCAGCCAACTCTACTGGCCCTTCTCATTCGGCTTCCAGGGCAATCCTGACCTGAAACCTGAAGAGTCGGAAAACATTGAGCTGGGTCTGAAAGGCAACCACGGCTGGGGAGGCTGGTCGTTCAACCTCTTCCAGAACGATATCGAAAACCTGATCCAGAATGTTTTCGACCCGGTCACTTTTCTACTGCAACCTGAGAATGTGGCGCAGGCCCGCATCCGCGGCCTGGAGACCAGCCTTGATACCCGCCTCGCCGACTGGGATCTCTCCGGCAGCCTGACCCTGCTCGACCCACGGGACCGCGATACCGATGAGGTGCTGCTGCGCCGCGCACGCAAGACCCTGCGACTGGATGCCGACCGTCAGTTTGGCGCAACCGGGGTCGGCATGTCCCTCATCGCCCAGGACAGCCGCACCGATCAGGATTTTTCCACTTGGCCTGCCCAAACGGTGGATCTGGCGGGTTATGCATTGGTCGGCCTGCGCGCCAGCCACCGCCTGAGCAAAGAGTGGATTGTACGCGCGCAGATCAAAAACCTGCTCGGCAAGGAGTATGAAACGGTTAAAAATTACAATTCGCTGGGCAGGGAGCTCTTTGTCTCCATCGCCTATGCGCCAAAGTAGGGGCATCCAGGCTTGCACTTAATGTAGGTCGGATTAGACGCGCTCTGGCACTATACTGGAATCCGGCTCCCTGCTTTTGTGCGCGATGTAATCCGACAAAACAGCGTCTTTCTTGCCTTCACAGCAGAATACAGGCTTCCCATTGCGCTCCCGGCTTTTTTGACCGACGCTATCGCCATGTCCCCGCTACGCCCGATCCTCCTTCTCCTCTCACTGCTGACAGTTGCAGGGTGGGTGCATGGGACGGATACGCCGCCCTCCAGAGTCGTTTCCATCAACCTCTGCACCGACCAGTTGCTGTTGATGCTGGCCGATGCAGATCAGATCGCCTCGGTCAGCTATCTTTCACTGCAGCCAGAGAGTTCATTTGTTGCCGAGGAGGCAAAACGATACCCGGTCAATCACGCCCGCCCCGAGGAGTTGCTGGCTCTCAACCCCGACCTGATCCTCACCGTTGAATTCACCGACAGGCGACTGCTCGGACTGCTTGAGAAGCTCGGCTACCGTATAGCGCAGCTTCCCATGCCCACCAGTATCAACGGTATCGAAAACAATATCCTGCGTTTGGCTGAATTGCTGGGACAACCTGCCCGCGGGGCGGCCCTCATCCATGAGATGCGATCAGCACTGTCGCAGATACCCCTCCAACCCGCCAACCAGAGACCCAAGGCCCTCTTCTACCAGCCACGGGGTTATACCAGCGGTAGCGGCACCTTGCAGAATGAGACCCTGGCGCTGGCGGGCTGGTCCAACCTGGCCACCAAACTAGGCATCAGCGGTTACAGCAGCATCGATCTGGAGAGTCTGCTGCTCGGGCAGCCCGATCAAATCTTCACCTCAACCTACACAGGGGAGACCCGATCACTGGCCCAGAGACAACTGCATCATCCTGCACTGCGCCGCATCACCCACAACCGCCCCATCATTGAGATCCCTTTCAAATATTGGATCTGTGGCGGACCAATGATTGCCGATGCGGTGGCTGAACTGCATGCCGCACTTCCGATGAAACCGTAATGTTGGGGGAGATAAGACAATCCCGGCTGCTCGGACTGCTTTGTGCGATCGCGGGCAGCCTGTTTCTATTCTCACTGCTCTTCGGCAGCCAGGCGATCCCGGCTTTCCAGGCATTGCAGGTGACATTCGACGACACCAGCAACGTACTGGCACTGATCCTGACCGAAGTGCGCCTGCCCCGGGCATTGATCGCGCTGTTCGCCGGGGCCACCCTGGGACTTTGCGGCGCCGCCATGCAGGCCATGCTGCGCAATCCCCTGGCAAGCCCAGGACTCATCGGCAGTGCCAGCGGTGCTGCCCTAGGAGCAGTTATCGCGCTCTACTTCGGCAGTGCCGCACTCTCCCAGTTCAGCCTGCCCATCGGCGGCATCCTGGGATCACTCGGCGCCACCCTGTTGGTCTATCTGCTGGCGGGACACAACGCCGGCACCCTCACTCTGATCCTCGCAGGTGTTGCGATCAACTCGCTGACCCTGGCCCTCATCTCCCTGCTGCTCAATCTCGCCCCCAGCCCCTATGCGGTGCAGGAGATCGTGCTTTGGATGATGGGCTCGCTGAGCAACAGCAGCATGGATAATTTCTGGATCATGCTGCCCGGCACCCTGCTGGGCTGGATGCTGCTGTTGCGTGTCGGCCGGGCGCTGGATGCCCTGACACTGGGAGAGGAGACAGCCCAGTCCATGGGCATAGACCTGCCCCGCCTGCGCTGGCGCATCTTTCTCGCCGTGGCACTGGCGGTGGGCTCGGCGGTTTCCGTTACCGGCGCCATCGGTTTTATCGGCCTGGTCGTGCCTCACATGCTGCGTCCGTTCGTCGGCTATCAACCTGGCAGACTGCTTGCCGCCAGCGCCTTGGGGGGCGCCATCCTGCTGCTTGCGGCCGATATCCTGGTACGCCTGCTACCCGCGCAGACAGAGATCAAGGTGGGCGTCGTCACTGCACTGGTGGGGGCGCCCTTTTTTCTCTACCTCATCATCAAAAGCAGGCGATATAGCCAATGAACCTGCTTCGCGGAACCGCACTCTCTCTCGCTTTCGAAAATCAACCAATCCTGGAGGCTGTGGATATCGAGCTGGATAAGGGCGAGATGCTTGGCTTGATCGGCCCCAACGGTGCGGGTAAAAGCAGCCTGCTGCGTTGTCTTGCCGGACTGATCCGGACTGATAATGGAGTACTTCAACTTGACGGACAGCGCCTTGAAAACATCCCACACACTGAACGGGCCAGACGTATCGCCTATCTGCCCCAGCAGACCGAGGTTCACTGGCCGCTCTCGGTGAAACGCATCATCGAATTGGGCCGCATTCCCCACCTGGAACCCTGGGGTAAACTTTCCGAACGGGATCAACAAGTAATCGAAGGCGTCATTGCGGATGCTGATCTGCTGCCATTTCGTCACCGCCCCTTCAACACGCTCTCCGGTGGAGAACGTGCCAGGGTACTGCTGGCCCGGGCACTTGCATCAGAACCTGAGATCCTGCTCGCCGACGAACCCGTGGCCGCGCTCGATCCAGCCCATCAACTCGATGTCATGGAGATGCTTGCAGTGCACTGCTCGCAAGGCAACGCTGTGATCGTGGTATTGCACGATTTACGGCTTGCCGCCCACTTCTGCCAGCGGCTGCAACTTCTGCAGCAAGGATGCACACTTGCCGCTGGAAAACCTGGAGAGGTGCTCACTCCGGACAATTTGGAGAGCGCCTACCAGATCCACCTGCCCGATAATCAAAGCGCCATCGACACCCTGCTCAACATCACCTGGAGCCGGATCAAAAAGTAGCCTGTTTCATCACGGTTTGAATATGGCCCGCGCGACAAAAAAGGTCAGCGCACTGGCAAATACCATCGCCATGAGCAACAGAGGCCAGATAGCCGGAACCAACTCCCATCCCGTCGCCATCATAACCCACTGTCCTTCGCCCGCACTCTCGGAGAGGGCGAACTGTTCCACCACAGAATCGCTGTAGATCAGCAAAAGGGCAATCAGGGAAAAATAGATGGCATAACACATGGGCGGGTTCCTGCTGCTATTCATGGTGCGCACGGCACACCCTACATCTTGGGTTCTGTCCACATAATCCAGCAAACAGGCTCAACATCCGATGATTTTCATCAATCCGGCAAATTTAACACCCATCCGGAAACCCACATCTACCCACAAAGGACACGAAGAGCACGAAGGTAAAAGATCGATTAACCATGAGTTTTCTTCGTGCGCTTCGTGGTGAAAACAGTGTTTCCTGACGGACACTAGGCAGGAGCGGCACCGACGAGGATAACCCGCTATTTAAAAAGATCTTCCGCAGCACTCAGCATGTCATCTCCAGAAGTTGCTGTAACGCCACCATAAGCCGCTTCCCAAGGCTCAAAATAGTCACAGAAATTTGGCCGCTCTTTGTCGGTCACCCGCTCGGCAACAGGTTCCCTGCAATCATTGGCCAAACCGGGTTTGTAGTAGCGGCAGTTTTTACAGGCATGGGTCGCCCTGCTGCAATCCGGACAACGCGCTTCACGGCTGAAATCTGCCGCCTTCAGGATCTGTCCACAATTCCAGCAACGACCCTGCCAGTTCTCTCTTGTCATGAAGCACTCCCTGCCTGGATATCATCGAGGCGATTTCTCATCGTGGCATAGTAGACCACCGGAATCACGATCAGGGTCAATACCGTCGAAACGAACAAGCCAAAGATCAATGATACCGCCAAACCGCTGAATATCGGATCATCGAGGATGAAAAAACCACCTGCCATGGCAGCCAGCGCAGTCAAAGCGATAGGTTTTGCACGCACTGCGGCGGCACTGACAACTGCCTCCTCAAAGCGCAAACCTTCCCGCACCTGCTGATTGATAAAATCCACCAGCAGGATGGAGTTGCGCACGATGATACCCGCCAGGGCTATCATGCCGATCAGGGAGGTGGCAGTGAACTGGGCACCCATCAGCGCATGTCCCGGCAGGATGCCGATGATGGTCAGCGGGATCGGCGCCATGATCACCAGGGGTACCAGGTAGGAACGGAACTGCGCCACCACCAGCAGATAGATCATCAACAGACCCACCGAGTAGGCGATACCCATATCACGGAAGGTCTCGTAGGTGATCTGCCATTCGCCGTCCCACTTGAGACTGTATTCATACGGGTTTTCCGGCTGGGAGAGAAACCACTGCTCCACACCCCCGTCGCCATTGAGCTGGTCGGAAATCCCGAACAGACCATAGAGCGGGCTATCGGTCTCACCCGCCATGTCACCCGTAACATAGACCACCGGCATCAGATCCTTGTGGTGGATAGAGTATTCCCGCACACGCGGCACCACCTGAACAATCTCCGAGAGCGGCACCAGCGTGCCACTCTGTGCGCGCACCCGCAGAGAGAGCACCTGCTCCAGATCCGCCTTGTCCGCATCCGAGTATTCCAGGCGAATAGGCACGGCATACTTCAGGTTCTCACCGTGAAGGAAGCTCACGTCTTCACCGCCCAATACCGTGGCCAGCGCCTCAGCAACCGTGCTTTGGGCCACACCCAGACGCGCCGCCTTGGCACGATCGACCTGTACGACAAACTTCACTGATGGATACTCGACGCTGTCATCCACATCGATGATGTCCGGGGTATTTTCAAAAACCCTGCGCGTCTCCCAGGCCACCTCCGTCTGTCCCTGGTAGTCAAGGCCATAAATCTCAGCCACCAGCGGCGACATCACCGGCGGACCGGGAGGCACTTCGACGATCTTGGCGTTACCGTTATACTCACGGGCGATTTTCTGCAACGGTGCTCGCACCGAAAGTGCTATTTCGTGGCTCTTACGCTCACGCAGATGTTTGTCCACCAGGTTGACCTGGATATCGCCCAGGTGAGCCCCCTCCCGCAGGTAGTACTGGCGCACCAGGGCGTTGAAGCCGATCGGCGACGCTGTACCTGAATAGACCTGATAGTCGGTCACCTCGTCCACGCCAGCGAGGTAGTCACCCATCTCGTCGAGTACACGGGTGGTCTGCTCCAGACTGGTCCCCTCCGGCATATCGAGCATCACCTGGAATTCTGACTTGTTGTCGAAGGGCAGCATCTTCAATACCACTGATTGGGTAACCACCAATGAGACCGAGATAGCCATGAG from Gammaproteobacteria bacterium (ex Lamellibrachia satsuma) harbors:
- the topA gene encoding type I DNA topoisomerase, whose product is MNLVIVESPAKSKTIEKYLGKDFAVLASYGHVRDLIPKEGAVDTDHNFDMKYQVIERNERHVQAISKALKKADTLYLATDPDREGEAISWHLVELLKAKGKLKNKTVLRVVFNEITKKAVNDAIANPRELSHDLIDAQQARRALDYLVGFNLSPLLWKKIRRGLSAGRVQSPALRMIVERELEIEAFKAEEFWTIEADTEKDNQPFSAKLTHFQGEKLDKFSITNEGDASKTEQVLQAAGKNCLLIAKVEKKQRRRNPAPPFTTSTLQQEAARKLGFTTQRTMRVAQQLYEGVDVGEGTVGLITYMRTDSVNLANEALEDFRTFIAERYGNDQLPKEARHFKTKAKNAQEAHEAIRPTAVERVPQEIKNHLSKDQARLYELIWKRAVACQMIHATIHTVAADLQCGEGNIFRATGSTIAKPGFMAVYLEGKDDAAKGAGDEKMLPPLNEGETLPLKAIRPEQHFTEPPPRYSEASLVKALEEHGIGRPSTYASIISTLQDREYVTLEKKRFQPTDVGRVVNKFLTDYFTRYVDYDFTAKLEDELDAVSRGEEDWVPLLQKFWGPFKERIDHTQENVKRSDVTHEALDEKCPKCGEQLSIRLGRHGRFIGCTNYPTCDYTRDLNDNAEEREEPEIVEGRQCPECSSDLVIKKGRYGKFIGCSGYPKCRYIEPLEKPEDTGVSCPKCHKGNLLKRKSRRGKIFYSCSTYPDCDYAIWNLPVAEPCPKCGWPVLTIKTTKRNGTEKVCPQKECSFAEPYDPPSDS
- a CDS encoding alpha/beta fold hydrolase; protein product: MILYLHGLNSAGSSGKAAVFREGLYPIVVVSPTYPAHRPEAAITTLSVVLEGILRQKKRGEPLLLIGSSMGGFYSQYLARQFPVDHLVMINPALRPWDLLLQVAGWQYNEALDERYLLSAEDIESTRQFEVERVDDGIVTTLLLDQGDELIDYRITQSIYADIGRVELYEGGSHTFEHMDEAVEIVAAIHDSLLRNEQDVGCR
- a CDS encoding TonB-dependent receptor gives rise to the protein MPSLLERKTLLSFAICCSPITSAAQAGSIQKLDDINVTATRTARTVDETLAPVEIFTRQQIERSQAKDLIGLLTGSAGLDLPIAGGYGQTTNLYLRGTGSNQTLVLIDGVRVGEVVTSIPALQKLPLAQIERIEVVRGPRSSLYGADAIGGVIQIFTRQGEPGINPGAVAAIGSNNTIDLSANLSGGSEHTRFNLNASHFKTDGINAIKLNNPDSDGYRNDSLGGSFSHAFAGGQKLDLQFMHAQGETTYDGFDPTADYREDFIQQTLNGKFTFMPMEAWDVTLSAGESRDESDNYTNDLPAGEFNTRRLQTFWQNDIYFVENQIITAGLDYLRDELESSVQFAETRRDNKAAFAQYQGAYGAFSLAAGARRDDNEAFGSHTTGNVALGYDLTDSIRTTAAFGTGFKAPDFSQLYWPFSFGFQGNPDLKPEESENIELGLKGNHGWGGWSFNLFQNDIENLIQNVFDPVTFLLQPENVAQARIRGLETSLDTRLADWDLSGSLTLLDPRDRDTDEVLLRRARKTLRLDADRQFGATGVGMSLIAQDSRTDQDFSTWPAQTVDLAGYALVGLRASHRLSKEWIVRAQIKNLLGKEYETVKNYNSLGRELFVSIAYAPK
- a CDS encoding ABC transporter substrate-binding protein; this encodes MRDVIRQNSVFLAFTAEYRLPIALPAFLTDAIAMSPLRPILLLLSLLTVAGWVHGTDTPPSRVVSINLCTDQLLLMLADADQIASVSYLSLQPESSFVAEEAKRYPVNHARPEELLALNPDLILTVEFTDRRLLGLLEKLGYRIAQLPMPTSINGIENNILRLAELLGQPARGAALIHEMRSALSQIPLQPANQRPKALFYQPRGYTSGSGTLQNETLALAGWSNLATKLGISGYSSIDLESLLLGQPDQIFTSTYTGETRSLAQRQLHHPALRRITHNRPIIEIPFKYWICGGPMIADAVAELHAALPMKP
- a CDS encoding iron ABC transporter permease is translated as MLGEIRQSRLLGLLCAIAGSLFLFSLLFGSQAIPAFQALQVTFDDTSNVLALILTEVRLPRALIALFAGATLGLCGAAMQAMLRNPLASPGLIGSASGAALGAVIALYFGSAALSQFSLPIGGILGSLGATLLVYLLAGHNAGTLTLILAGVAINSLTLALISLLLNLAPSPYAVQEIVLWMMGSLSNSSMDNFWIMLPGTLLGWMLLLRVGRALDALTLGEETAQSMGIDLPRLRWRIFLAVALAVGSAVSVTGAIGFIGLVVPHMLRPFVGYQPGRLLAASALGGAILLLAADILVRLLPAQTEIKVGVVTALVGAPFFLYLIIKSRRYSQ
- a CDS encoding ABC transporter ATP-binding protein, whose protein sequence is MNLLRGTALSLAFENQPILEAVDIELDKGEMLGLIGPNGAGKSSLLRCLAGLIRTDNGVLQLDGQRLENIPHTERARRIAYLPQQTEVHWPLSVKRIIELGRIPHLEPWGKLSERDQQVIEGVIADADLLPFRHRPFNTLSGGERARVLLARALASEPEILLADEPVAALDPAHQLDVMEMLAVHCSQGNAVIVVLHDLRLAAHFCQRLQLLQQGCTLAAGKPGEVLTPDNLESAYQIHLPDNQSAIDTLLNITWSRIKK